In Acinetobacter wanghuae, the sequence GTTTCAGATGACGCCAAGTCAATATCGGCAACAATCACATATTATTTAAAGATTAGCTTAGGCTATTTATAGAATATTGAGAATCGCATCGACTGGATTTTCACTATTGCCTGCAAGCAGCTGCTTATGCATTGTTATATGTTGCATGGCTTGAATCTGTGCGGTTTCTACATGCATTAAAGCTTCAATTTCAGCTGCTAATTTTTCAGGTGTGGCATCGGCTTGGATCAATTCTTGAATCACTTTTTTGCCTGCAATAATATTCGGCAAAGAATAATATGGAATTTTAATTAAGAATTTCACCACATGATAAGTGAGCCAATTCAGCTTATAGAAGGTTACCATCGGACGGTGCAATAGCATGGCTTCTAGTGTTGCTGTGCCAGATGCCAAGGCAATGATATTGGAGGCATTCATCACCTGACGACCAATTTTAGATTCAGTATCACGATTTTCAAGGACCCGGATCTGATCTTGAAGGCTCTGCGGATAAGACTGTAACAGTGCATCAATTTGTTGTTTACGTGCATCATTAATCGCAGGAATCAAGAACTGATAGTTCGAATATTTTTGATGCAAAATTTGCGCAGCATCGAGCACCAATGGCCCTAATTTTTCAATCTCACCACGGCGACTTCCGGGCAACAGCGCAATATGTTTTTGCTGCAAATCCAATCCGAGTTCTTGCTTGGCGTCATCAAGGGCATTTTCTAGAGGTAACTGTCCTGCCAAAGGATGACCCACGAAAGCTGCTGGCACTTGCCATTTCTGGTAGAACGCTTTTTCAAATGGGAATAAACACAGAACCAAATCAATAGTGGCTTTGATGCCATGTACGCGTCCTTGACGCCACGCCCATACCGATGGACTGACATATTGCACCGTTTTAATCGGTAGGTGTTTTCGTTTTAAGCTTTTTGACAACCGTAAATTAAAATCAGGTGCATCAATACCAATAAAAATATCAACGGGGTCTTTGCTCCATGTCTCCACAAGACCATCACGTACAGCAAAAAGCTTTTTAATATCTTTTAAAACTTCGACAATGCCCATCACCGATAAAATATCCATCGGATAATAACTTTTAAAGCCTTCAGCGAGCATTTGTGGCCCACCAATCCCTTCAAATTCTGCATCAATGCCTTGCTCTCGAAAACTACGGATCAGTTTTGCTCCTAGTGTATCACCTGATACTTCGCCGACCACGATTCCGATTTTAAGTTTCCGATTTTGCAATTGAATTCCCTTTTAAATATCTCATACAGCTTTAATTTTATCATAGTCATTCTATGAAGATACTTTTGTATGAAAGAGCTTAGGATATTTTAAACTTTTTAATGACAATCATCATTTGAATAGCATTCTCTATTTATTCACGAGCATCCATATCGTTCTCTCAATCCCAATGATTACCTTGCATTTTCTGATCTTAAGTTCAGTTTCCTACTAAAAATTAGAGTCCAAAAACCTTTGGAAAAATATCTTTTCAGTTCTGCTTTATCTTTTTTTTGCATAAGCAATTCTATAATCAAGACAACGACTTATCTTTAAAAGTCATAAGATATCCGCGTTTTTAGATATTGGCATAGATATACATGTTGGGTTCCATCGAGTTTATTTTAGCGGGTGTGTTGGTTGGTTTTTGTGTGGGCGTAACGGGTGTCGGTGGTGGTTCTTTGATGACCCCCATTTTAATTACACTGCTTCGTGTCGAACCCCATATCGCAATTGGAACAGATTTGTTGTATGCCGCTATTTCTAAATTCTGTGGATCATTAGTGCATGCTAAAAAAATGAATATCGTGTGGCCGATTGTGCTGTGGTTAGCTGTGGGCAGTATTCCCGCATCTTTTGCGACGCATTGGGTACTTGAGCACTATTTAAGTCAGTCAACCCACTATAAAGCCACTTTAACGATGGTCTTGGGCTTTATGTTGACCCTGACTGGGATCTCCATTTTAATGCGCACTCACATTGAACGCTTCTTTAATAAACATCGTAAGCAAGAACTCTCTGACCTCAGCTTAGATATGGACAAGGTCAAACAACAAGCCAAAGATAAACGTGTCTTAATTATTATCATGGGAATTGTGCTTGGTGTTTTCGTGACGCTTTCATCTGTCGGTGCAGGCGCATTCGGCATTATGGCACTCATTTTGATGTTCCCCAATTTACCGATGATTCGAATTATTGGCTCAGACGTGGTACATGCCGTGATGCTGACTTTAGTGGCAGGTCTGGGTCATATGAGTGCAGGTAACGTCGATTTTGTCTTACTCGGCTGGTTATTATTGGGCTCAATTCCTGCGATTATTGTCGGAACCTTATTGAGTTCACGTATGCCTGAAAAACTGATCCGTAAGATTTTAGGCGTGACTTTATTCTGTTTAGGCGTGAACTTTATTGTGAATCCTGTGAAATCAAAACCGGCTCAATCAGTAGAATCTGCCATGATGATTCAAGCTGAAAAATCGCAGTCCGTTTAATTTAACTATACGATTCATCACTTTTTTTTCAAAGATTTATTCATCTTTTTTATAACAAAGTGACGCATCATTCATGTTATATTCGGGCTATTAAACAACCTTTTGTATGATCGAACCAGTGACGGCAATGAATACACTACAGTCAAAAACTATTTCACAATCCGATATCGATGATGTGAATATCCAAAGCATGATTCCACTTGTAACCCCTGCTGATTTAAAAGCAGAGTTACCTTTGACTGATACTGCTTATCAAACCGTACTGAATGGTCGTGAAACGATTCGTAAAATCTTAGATGGTGAAGATAAACGCTTATTTGTGGTGATTGGTCCTTGTTCTATCCACGACACAGCCGCAGCGCATGAATATGCACAACGTCTGAAAGTGTTAAGCGAACAAGTCAAAGATACACTGTATATCGTTATGCGTGTTTATTTTGAAAAGCCACGTACCACTGTGGGTTGGAAAGGTCTTATTAACGACCCTGACATGAATGACTCGTTCAATATTGAAAAAGGTTTACGTATTGGTCGTAAACTATTACTCGAATTGAATGAATTGGGCTTACCGTGTGCGACTGAAGCGCTCGATCCAAACTCACCACAGTACTATCAAGATCTGATTTCATGGTCAGCAATTGGCGCACGTACTACGGAAAGCCAAACGCATCGTGAAATGTCATCGGGTCTATCATCACCTGTGGGCTTCAAAAACGGCACAGATGGTGGTTTAACTGTTGCAACCAATGCGATGCAATCGGTAAAACATGGACATAGCTTCTTGGGTTTAAACGATCAAGGTCAAGTCTCTGTCATTCGTACTTCGGGTAACCCGTATGCACACGTGGTTTTACGTGGTGGTAATGGCAAACCAAACTATGACGCAGGTTCAGTGGCAGATGCAGAGTTTGCTTTAGCCAAAGCAAAAGTCAGCAACAAAATTATGATTGATGCCAGTCATGCTAACTCGAACAAAGATCCGTATCTACAACCATTGGTCTTAAAAAACATTACAGAACAAATTGTTGATGGAAATAAGTCAATTGTTGGTATTATGGTAGAAAGTCATCTAAAAGGTGGTCGTCAGGATATTCCGACCAACTTATGTGATCTTGAATATGGCAAATCAGTGACCGATGGATGCATCGATTGGGAAACCACTGAAAAAACCTTGCTGGATATGCATAACGGTCTGAAGGATATTCTTCCAAACCGCTAAGTATCACGCAAACGCCATCGATAAGATGGCGTTTGTATTATAACGATAGGAAAATTTTATCTGATGAATGAAATTGAAACTGCACTCAGTCATATTGAAAATTTTCAATTTATCCATGAGCATTTATTTAGCTCAGCTCAGCCGACGAAAGCAGAATTAAAACTGATTAAAGAATATGGCATTTCTACCATCATTAATGTGGCGGTCAGTGATACAGAACAATATTTAGAACATGAAGATAAAATTTGCCTTGATTTAGGCTTAAATTACATCCAATTGCCCATTTCATGGGAAACCCCATCAGACGATCAATGTTTGTTGGTATTAGATATGATCGACCATTTGGTTGAGCAACAAAGTGTTTGGGTGCATTGCAGCCAGAATTTTCATGTCAGTAGTTTGATGTATTTATATCGTCAATATTATATGGATATGGACATGCCAACGGCGCAAGAACTATTGCATCAAATTTGGGAACCTAACGCCACATGGACGGGTTTAATCCATGCCGTTGCCCTACAACTTCAAGGTCGTAAAGCAACCCAAGAATTACAGCGCTCGCTCATTAGCCCTGATCATTTTGCATGAGAAATCAATACAGTCGCTGTTGACATGATTCCTTCTTGACGACCCGTAAAGCCTAATTTTTCAGTGGTCGTCGCTTTGATACTAATTTGTGTCACCTCGACGTTTAACACATCTGCAATTGATTGACGCATCGCTAAATTATGCGGTGCCAATTTTGGCCGTTCACATGCCACAGTAATATCAGCATTATTGAGCACATAACCACGATCTAAAATCAGTTGATAAACATGTTTTAACAGCACACGACTATCCGCCCCTTTAAAATTGGGATCGGTATCAGGGAAATGCTGACCAATATCACCCAAAGCCAAAGCGCCCAATAAGGCATCTGCTAAGGCATGTAAAACTACATCACCATCAGAATGCGCTTTGAGTCCGTGCGTATGTGGAATTTGAATACCGGCTAAAGTAACAAAATCACCTGCTTCAAATGCATGCACATCCAAACCTTGACCAATACGAATTTGTGCAACCACTGTCTTATCCTTTGAAATATAACCGTTTGAAATCTTGTACACAGCGTTTCGATTTCGCTATAGTTAGCACATTCGAAACGAATAGAAAGTATAAGCGATCATGTGGCTGAAAACTGATATAAATATGTTGAAAATCACTGGGCTTTTGTTTGGTTTAGGCTTTTTTTCGACACCAACAAGCTTTGCAAATCAAGAACTGTGTACAGCGACGTCCGCTCAAATGCGATGTTCACCACAGCTTGAAGACTTTCGAGTTAAATTATCAGAACAATATTTTACCGCTTATTTAATTACCGATGCGCCTTTGCGTTTATTGCAAGACACCCAGCAACTCTGGTCGTATCGCTTAAATCAATGCAAAAAAATTGCCTGTTTTCAGCAACAATTTGAATCGCGCTTAGATGAAATCAACATTTTTATTTCATTGAATCAAAGTTTAACGCAGCATTATTTAAAATATGAAAATGGCAAGATTGCCCGACCTGCGGTACATCTTAAGGTTCATCAACTGGGTAAAGACAAAATCAAGATTGAAGGAACGGCTTATCGTAGCCCTAAAAATCGACTTGAAACCCAAACGATTCCTTTTCTAGCCTATACCACCCCGGATGAAAAAGCGGAAATCACCAACAATGAAAATGATTGCAAGTATCACTTTAACTATGAAAAAGCCATTTTATCTGTGAGTAGTTCACAACAAGGCTGTGAACGATTTAACGGCATTTACCGTCTGTATGATTAATCTATCAAACTCCGTCAATCTTTAGATTAGCAGCGTTAACACCAATGGCAAAGTAAACGCAGCCACCACCGTTTGCAAACTAATAATACTTGCCATCAACTCAGCATCTCCGCCATACACACGTGTCAGCACGTAAGAAGCAGATGCTGTCGGTAATGCAAAGAACAGCACCATGACTTGAGTCACAAGCAGCGACACCGCAAAGCTGCGACATAATGCATAAGCAATAAGTGGCATCAATAATAATCTGAGCACCGTATTCAATAAAATCGGTTTAATATCTTGATGTAGCTTATGAAACTGCAAAGCCGCGCCAACACACATTAATCCAAGTGGTAAACTGCAAATGGCAAGCAACTCAATAAATTGCTCAATCCCTGTCCACATGGTTAGCCCAGAAAAGTTATAAACTCCCCCTAAAATGCAGCCTACAATCAGCGGATTCTTCAGTAAGCTCAACAGCACTTTTGATATTTTTAAATTATCATGATGCGTCAATGCTAAAACCGAGATGACATTGACTAAGGGAATACACAGCACCAGTAAAATAGCGAAAATGGTCATGCCAGCAGACTGAAATAAACTACTGACCACTGCTAAGCCAATATACGTGTTAAACCTTAAAATGCCTTGCACATAGACACCAAAGCGTGCAAAGCCCATATTGTGATATTTTTTAAAAGCATACAGCATCGCAGTCATGCTGAGCATGATGGTGATCGCGACCAAACTCACCTGCTGAATTGACTTTAACGCAATATCCGCATGCGCCAGATTCAAAAACAGCATGACAGGAAAAAGTACATAATAATTTAATTTTTCTGCAGCGCGCCAAAATCCGACATCAAGCCAATTGCTTTTCTGAAGTAAATAACCAAAGGAGATGAGTGCAATGAGGGGAAATAATGCAGCGATAACAATCTGGATCATGTTTAAACTCTAAACCACGAGGCATATGCCGTATCGACATATACAAGACTGTATTGTTATAGCATCTCGATCGCTGAGCCACCATCATTAAAGGCTTTTTATTGAAATTATAAGTCTTTCAAAGGTTTGTGATTATTTTTGTGAATCATAAAATGTGAATTTTATGCTTATTCTAACTATGACACTGATGAAGATTCGTTTGCATTTCTCTCTATCATTTCTCGCGAACACACTAAAAAAAGAGCAAGACCATTCCAAACGATTGGGCACAAAAAAGTCAGACCGAAGTCTGACTTTAATCTGAATCATATTATAAATATTTACGCTTAAATCGGCTCGAATGGCGCAACCACATCGGCATTTTGCGCACGATGACGCATAAAGTGATCCATTAGCACAATTGCAAACATTGCTTCTGCAATAGGCGTCGCACGGACACCCACACATGGATCATGACGACCTTTGGTCAACACATCAGTATCTTTTCGATCCAAATTAATGGTTTTGCCCGGAGTCGTAATTGAAGCGGTTGGTTTGAGTGCAATCGCGACACGAATATCTTGACCACTCGAAATGCCGCCCAAAATACCACCGGCATGATTCGCTAAGAAACCATCAGTCGTCAGTTCATCACGGCTTTCATGACCGAACTGCTCCGCCACACCAAAACCATCGCCAATTTCTACGCCTTTGACTGCATTAATTGACATCATCGCATGGGCGATGTCGGCATCAAGGCGGTCAAATACAGGCTCACCCCAACCCACTGGCACATTGGATGCAATGATTTCAAGCTTTGCACCGCAACTGGTGCCTTGCTCACGCAATGAAGTCACAAGGGCTTCAAAACGTGGTACAGCATCCACATCACCACAGAAAAATGGATTGTTCGGTACTTCGTTCCAATCCATTTTTTCTGTTTTTTCAGTGCCGATTTGCGTCACGTGACCACGAATTTCGATACCGAATTTTTCAAAGAGAAATTTCTTGGCAATTGCACCCGCTGCCACACGCATTGCAGTTTCACGTGCACTTGAACGACCACCACCGCGATAATCACGGAAACCATACTTATGGGTATAAGTATAGTCCGCATGATTTGGACGGAATGTTTGTGCAATATTGCCGTAATCTTTTGATTTTTGATCTGTATTGCGAATCAATAAACCAATTGATGTCCCTGTGGTTTTACCCTCAAAAACCCCAGAGATAATTTCGACTTCATCCGGCTCTTTACGCTGAGTCGCAAATTTTGACGTGCCCGGCTTACGACGGTCTAAGTCAATTTGCAAATCGGTTGCTGAAAGTTCAATCCCTGGTGGCACGCCATCAACGATCGCCATAAGGCCAACGCCATGAGATTCACCACAAGTCGTTACACGGAACAGTTGCCCTATACTATTACCTGCCATGTGTTACGACTCCTTATGCTTGAATAGATTGAATAAATAGATCTCGATACGTACGGCATTGCTGTGCAGTTAATGCAAAGATACCTGAACCACCTTTTTGGAACTGCAACCAGTAGAAATCAACGGTATTGAAGTTCTGCTTCATTGCCCACTCAGAATTACCTACTTCAATCACGATTAAGCCATCTTCAGTCAAGTAATCTGCTGCTTGCGCCAACATTTTACGAACTAAATCTAAGCCATCTTGACCCGCAGCAAGTGCCATTTCAGGCTCATGATGGAATTCATCTGGTAAATCTGCCATATCTTCTGCATCCACATACGGTGGGTTCGATACGATCAAATCATATTGATTTTCAGCAGGAATTTTTTCAAATAAGTCAGATTCTAGCAATGCTACATTGAACTGTTGGTTATGATGTTCACAGTTAATTTGTGCGACTTCTAAAGCATCTTTTGATAAATCTGTCGCATCAACTTCTGCTTCTGGGAATGCATAAGCTAAAGCAATCGCGATACAACCTGAACCTGTACACATATCTAAAATACGACGTGGCATTTTCGGTGCAGGATTTTCAGGTAAGTTATTTAACCCTTCACGTGGCTCATGATTTTCATCTAAGCAGTAAGGTGCGAAACGGTTTTGAATCAATTCTGCAATCGGTGAACGTGGAATCAATACGCGTTCATCTACATAAAATGGTTTGCCATCAAAATATGCCAAGTTTAATAAATAAGAGGTTGGCATACGTTCGTTAATACGGCGCTCAAGCAAGCTTAATACTTCCGCTTTTTCGCTTGGCAATAATTTTGAGTCTAGGATTTCTGGATTTGCACTCCAATCCAAAGACAAGGTTTGTAATACAAGTGCTGAACTTTCAGCAACATAATCTTCTGTACCTTGACCCAAGTGCGCATCATATTGACGTAATGCTGTGACACCAAAGCGGATAAAATCACGAATTGTGCTTAGGTTTTCAGCGGCTTCCTGAATATGTTCAGGGCTAATAGTCGGTCGATCCACGTAGGGCGTCTCCAAGGTCATTTTTAAAACGCCTTATAATACCCTGTTTCTAGCCCATTGATAATGCTGAACGCATGAAAAATACGAATTGTTCCATGAATCTCACACGCATCATTTTTTGAAGAATTTAAGCTGTAGATACAACCATCAAATCTACACGAGATAATCTGCTCAATTAACGCTTACTGGGTACAAATGAGCGTGATGCATAACGATTCGATTGTTCAATAGTCATGGCTAACTTGCATTCTGCAACTTGTACATGCGCATATTTGCCTGTATTAGAAGATTTACAGCGCTGATCACGTCGAACTTCCCAAATTTTATGCTCTTTACGAATTTGCTCAGTGCGTGTTGGATTGGCTTTTAAATACTTTTTATAATTTTGCTGTAGTAATTTAGCATGATCATTTTGCTCACTTTTTAAACATTTTTCAGCCTGATCAGCAACGCCACGCGATGCATTCATACATTGAATAAATTCTCGTGAATACCCTG encodes:
- the ispF gene encoding 2-C-methyl-D-erythritol 2,4-cyclodiphosphate synthase — translated: MVAQIRIGQGLDVHAFEAGDFVTLAGIQIPHTHGLKAHSDGDVVLHALADALLGALALGDIGQHFPDTDPNFKGADSRVLLKHVYQLILDRGYVLNNADITVACERPKLAPHNLAMRQSIADVLNVEVTQISIKATTTEKLGFTGRQEGIMSTATVLISHAK
- a CDS encoding AEC family transporter, with the protein product MIQIVIAALFPLIALISFGYLLQKSNWLDVGFWRAAEKLNYYVLFPVMLFLNLAHADIALKSIQQVSLVAITIMLSMTAMLYAFKKYHNMGFARFGVYVQGILRFNTYIGLAVVSSLFQSAGMTIFAILLVLCIPLVNVISVLALTHHDNLKISKVLLSLLKNPLIVGCILGGVYNFSGLTMWTGIEQFIELLAICSLPLGLMCVGAALQFHKLHQDIKPILLNTVLRLLLMPLIAYALCRSFAVSLLVTQVMVLFFALPTASASYVLTRVYGGDAELMASIISLQTVVAAFTLPLVLTLLI
- a CDS encoding 3-deoxy-7-phosphoheptulonate synthase, with the translated sequence MNTLQSKTISQSDIDDVNIQSMIPLVTPADLKAELPLTDTAYQTVLNGRETIRKILDGEDKRLFVVIGPCSIHDTAAAHEYAQRLKVLSEQVKDTLYIVMRVYFEKPRTTVGWKGLINDPDMNDSFNIEKGLRIGRKLLLELNELGLPCATEALDPNSPQYYQDLISWSAIGARTTESQTHREMSSGLSSPVGFKNGTDGGLTVATNAMQSVKHGHSFLGLNDQGQVSVIRTSGNPYAHVVLRGGNGKPNYDAGSVADAEFALAKAKVSNKIMIDASHANSNKDPYLQPLVLKNITEQIVDGNKSIVGIMVESHLKGGRQDIPTNLCDLEYGKSVTDGCIDWETTEKTLLDMHNGLKDILPNR
- the lpxB gene encoding lipid-A-disaccharide synthase → MQNRKLKIGIVVGEVSGDTLGAKLIRSFREQGIDAEFEGIGGPQMLAEGFKSYYPMDILSVMGIVEVLKDIKKLFAVRDGLVETWSKDPVDIFIGIDAPDFNLRLSKSLKRKHLPIKTVQYVSPSVWAWRQGRVHGIKATIDLVLCLFPFEKAFYQKWQVPAAFVGHPLAGQLPLENALDDAKQELGLDLQQKHIALLPGSRRGEIEKLGPLVLDAAQILHQKYSNYQFLIPAINDARKQQIDALLQSYPQSLQDQIRVLENRDTESKIGRQVMNASNIIALASGTATLEAMLLHRPMVTFYKLNWLTYHVVKFLIKIPYYSLPNIIAGKKVIQELIQADATPEKLAAEIEALMHVETAQIQAMQHITMHKQLLAGNSENPVDAILNIL
- a CDS encoding sulfite exporter TauE/SafE family protein, with the translated sequence MLGSIEFILAGVLVGFCVGVTGVGGGSLMTPILITLLRVEPHIAIGTDLLYAAISKFCGSLVHAKKMNIVWPIVLWLAVGSIPASFATHWVLEHYLSQSTHYKATLTMVLGFMLTLTGISILMRTHIERFFNKHRKQELSDLSLDMDKVKQQAKDKRVLIIIMGIVLGVFVTLSSVGAGAFGIMALILMFPNLPMIRIIGSDVVHAVMLTLVAGLGHMSAGNVDFVLLGWLLLGSIPAIIVGTLLSSRMPEKLIRKILGVTLFCLGVNFIVNPVKSKPAQSVESAMMIQAEKSQSV
- a CDS encoding protein tyrosine phosphatase family protein: MNEIETALSHIENFQFIHEHLFSSAQPTKAELKLIKEYGISTIINVAVSDTEQYLEHEDKICLDLGLNYIQLPISWETPSDDQCLLVLDMIDHLVEQQSVWVHCSQNFHVSSLMYLYRQYYMDMDMPTAQELLHQIWEPNATWTGLIHAVALQLQGRKATQELQRSLISPDHFA
- the prmB gene encoding 50S ribosomal protein L3 N(5)-glutamine methyltransferase, which translates into the protein MDRPTISPEHIQEAAENLSTIRDFIRFGVTALRQYDAHLGQGTEDYVAESSALVLQTLSLDWSANPEILDSKLLPSEKAEVLSLLERRINERMPTSYLLNLAYFDGKPFYVDERVLIPRSPIAELIQNRFAPYCLDENHEPREGLNNLPENPAPKMPRRILDMCTGSGCIAIALAYAFPEAEVDATDLSKDALEVAQINCEHHNQQFNVALLESDLFEKIPAENQYDLIVSNPPYVDAEDMADLPDEFHHEPEMALAAGQDGLDLVRKMLAQAADYLTEDGLIVIEVGNSEWAMKQNFNTVDFYWLQFQKGGSGIFALTAQQCRTYRDLFIQSIQA
- a CDS encoding A1S_1983 family putative colistin resistance protein, translating into MWLKTDINMLKITGLLFGLGFFSTPTSFANQELCTATSAQMRCSPQLEDFRVKLSEQYFTAYLITDAPLRLLQDTQQLWSYRLNQCKKIACFQQQFESRLDEINIFISLNQSLTQHYLKYENGKIARPAVHLKVHQLGKDKIKIEGTAYRSPKNRLETQTIPFLAYTTPDEKAEITNNENDCKYHFNYEKAILSVSSSQQGCERFNGIYRLYD
- a CDS encoding lysozyme inhibitor LprI family protein, producing MTQVIFAYKLNSLFFDKFSLLGTGDCMRLVGFSMLLLLGSCFQVHAATGYSREFIQCMNASRGVADQAEKCLKSEQNDHAKLLQQNYKKYLKANPTRTEQIRKEHKIWEVRRDQRCKSSNTGKYAHVQVAECKLAMTIEQSNRYASRSFVPSKR
- the aroC gene encoding chorismate synthase → MAGNSIGQLFRVTTCGESHGVGLMAIVDGVPPGIELSATDLQIDLDRRKPGTSKFATQRKEPDEVEIISGVFEGKTTGTSIGLLIRNTDQKSKDYGNIAQTFRPNHADYTYTHKYGFRDYRGGGRSSARETAMRVAAGAIAKKFLFEKFGIEIRGHVTQIGTEKTEKMDWNEVPNNPFFCGDVDAVPRFEALVTSLREQGTSCGAKLEIIASNVPVGWGEPVFDRLDADIAHAMMSINAVKGVEIGDGFGVAEQFGHESRDELTTDGFLANHAGGILGGISSGQDIRVAIALKPTASITTPGKTINLDRKDTDVLTKGRHDPCVGVRATPIAEAMFAIVLMDHFMRHRAQNADVVAPFEPI